CCATTTTCGTGTAAGAATTCTAACGCACTCAACAAACATGCGGTGTAGGGCTTTACCTGAGTCTCCAGATTCAATGAACCTGACTCAATAATTCGGTCATATAAGTCTCCCTGAGCACAAAGCTGAGTTACTAACACAATATTCTGCTTCGTTTCAAAGTAATCAAACAACTGCAAAACATGATGATGTCCATCAAATGTACCATTATTCTCAACTTTATAGTCCTGCCACTCCTGATCTTCAGCCTCAAGAATATGGATCCGTTCACTCACGTGTTTAAGAACTGACACTTCACGCTGAATAAGCTGCATTCTACCCCGCACTAACTTCTTTGGGATTAGTTTCATCGCATAGCGTTCATGCGTCTGTACGTTCATGCATTCCTTCACAACACTGAAGTTACCATCGCCCAACTTTCTAGTAGCCGTAACGTATTTGCATTTACTTTGTGGTGCTTTTAATATAGCGCTGTCAAATGCTGGCCAAGCCTTGCCAACCGTTGTCATTGCTGAATCCATTGTTGAGCTTTAATAATGTATTTTACTTGCTCCTCTAACGACAGCTAGCCTTACTCAGTTTTCGCTAGGTATTTCTACACATATACTAGAATCTTTTTATCCTTATAGAGAACCTTCCAGGCTTtatagttttaaaaattgtaTTGCTTTGATTGTTATTAAGTTTATATGCGGGGTGGGGGGATGGAGCGCAACACATGATGCCATTATTTCATTAAGAAATTCAAGATAAAAATTTAGTTCGTATATAGTGATAGTTGTACTTCTGAAATTgagatataatatatatgggcGCTGAACTTAACGTATAATTGACTCAGAGTATGATAAGATATAGCGGCCGGCCGTTTAACATAATTAAGTATACTGGGGggttttaaagaaatattcatatattttttttgcGGTTTTTGAAAGTAGCATTGTGTTACAACAATGCTGTGAGAATAACCACGGAAACAACACAGAAAATTGAGACAATTATTGAAGTTTTCGAATATTCATATGAGACTGGTTGGGACTGAGGAGCAGCTTCTTTTTCAGTGGTCTCTGGACTGGGTTCTGGACTGGGTTCTGGACTGGTTTCCGGCTCGGTTTCAGGCTCGGTTTCCGGCTGAGTTTCTACGGCGTCCGCAACGGCGACTGCTGGAGAGTCTTCAGTAGAGTTGGATTTTTGCAATTGCGGAAGTATTCTTTCAGAGTACCATGGCAAAGCTTCCATAAAGGAATTCAGAGCATGGCGATCTACACCTTTGAGCAAACttgaatattcttcttgagCAACTTCTGACTTGCCAGTCAGAGAGAATAGTTTTTGTAACTCCGCTAGTCCTTCGTTGTTTTCTGAGGCCAATGGGGAGATCACTGCAGTCATCGTAGTGATACGCGTGGGAGTAATTTCATTATTACCAGCTGTTTCCTCAGGGATTTCATTGAGATTGCTCGAATGATCTTTTTCCCCTAGCACTAGAAGTGCTATAAAGTTCATAAACAGGAGAGTAGTTTGGAGAAATAACATTTTGCAAGGAACTAGTCAATCGTTGGAAgcagaaagagaagaaaccttcgaatatatttgattaATGAAGGGGATAAAATGGTTCGGATCCTCAAAAAGCTTCTATCTGGGCCTATGCACCTCAATTGATATGTTAAGTGAAAGTAGTTCATATGAATTCGTTCTTAAGCAATTTAACGAGGGTCTCGATTATATATCACATAATACGAATATACCctgaaaaaagaaatacgGAACTTTcctgaaaattttctacATGTGATGAGATAGATGAACTTTAAAACGCATGAGTGACACTATAAGAACCTGGAAGCTGCTCAGTATTGATCATGGCTACTCCGGACTCCAGGGTTGAGGTTGAAGTTGATTCTAAAAAGCGTCCAAgttctgatgatgaaattgcGGACAATATGGGCTCAGAAACCAAGGCGgttgaaaagtttgatgAACTTGGTCTATCCAAACAGACTTTGAAGGCTATTGAGAAGATGGGATTTACGACTATGACACAAGTCCAAGCCAAGACTATTCCACCATTAATGGCAGGTAGGGACGTGCTTGGTGCGGCAAAAACAGGATCGGGTAAGACGCTAGCGTTCCTAATTCCTGCTATTGAAATGTTGCACTCTTTGAAATTCAAGCCAAGGAATGGGACTGGTGTCATTGTGATTACACCAACGAGGGAACTGGCtctacaaatatttggCGTAGCACGAGAGCTAATGGAATTTCACTCCCAAACATTTGGTATCGTAATTGGTGGTGCCAACCGTAGACAGGAAGCTGAAAAGCTTTCGAAGGGTGTGAACTTGATTATTGCTACACCAGGACGTCTTTTAGACCATCTTCAGAACACCAAAGGATTTATATTCAAGAACTTGAAAGCACTAATTATCGATGAAGCGGACCGTATTCTAGAGATTGGTTTTGAGGATGAAATGAAACAAATTATTAAGATTCTTCCAAACGAGGATAGGCAATCCATGTTATTCTCTGCCACACAAACGACCAAAGTTGAAGACTTGGCTCGTATTTCTCTGAGACCAGGACCTTTGTTTATTAATGTGGATTCGGAGAAAGAAACATCCACAGTAGATGGATTAGAGCAGGGCTATGTGGTATGTGAGAGTGATAAACGTTTCTTGTTGCTGTTCacttttttgaagaagttcCAAACCAAGAAAATTATTGTATTTCTATCATCCTGTAACTCAGTGAGATATTATGCTGAGCTTTTGAACTACATTGACCTGCCCGTTTTGGAACTACACggtaaacaaaaacaacaaaaaagaacTAATAcattctttgaattctgtAATGCTCAACGTGGAATCCTGGTCTGTACGGATGTTGCCGCAAGAGGATTAGACATCCCAGCGGTTGATTGGATCATTCAATTTGACCCCCCAGATGACCCAAGGGATTATATTCACAGGGTTGGTAGAACCGCAAGAGGCACGAAGGGTAAAGGGAAATCTCTTATGTTCTTGACACCCAATGAACTCGGTTTCTTACGCTATTTAAAAGCTGCAAAAGTTCCATTAAATGAATACGAATTTCCAGCTAACAAAATTGCTAATGTACAGTCCCAATTGGAAAAGCTGTTAAAGACCAATTATGAATTAAACAGGATTGCGAAGGATGGTTACAGATCCTACCTACAAGCTTATGCTTCCcattctttgaaaactgTCTATCAAATAGATAAGCTGGATCTAGTGAAGGTTGCTAAATCTTATGGGTTCTCAGTTCCACCAAAGGTGAACATTACAATTGGCGCTAGCGGTAAAACACCTACTAACAAAAAGAGGAAGGTTTCCAACCATTAAATCTCCTTTCTATCTCCCCATATTTTATTACCTGGTATTTGTATAGAGaacccccccccccccaaaaaaaaaaaaaaataatatgtatatttagaattttttgCAGTAACTATTAGTAGGCAAATAGTGCTTTAAAAGTTCAATTTCAAGACCTGACTTAGACGTAGTATTCGGTCCTCAGTCACATCGACAAGTTTTAACACCTGATTATCACAACAAGCGACAAATGTCGGCCCCTAGAATTTCTACCAAACGTCTGAAGAACACGTTATTATATTTGCGTCGTAACACTATCAAACATTATCCACTTTACTTGTGTGCTTCAAATGATTATCAGAAGTTTTGTGACATTAAAAACATATTTAAACTTCGCTCCTCTTGCAATAAAACGATAAAATTTAACTCTCAAAGCAATCAAAAAACCATACTGATTCAAATACACCGGATCTACTATAAGTTGGCTACGGATGAACttttacaaatataacGAATACTTAAAACTgaattccatttttttgttactGAGATCATTCTCTGGACTACTATTGAAAATGTTGGATTATataatttaaagaaaatatagAAATAACACTTATTTCCTCTAGccaatatataaataaactGAACGCATCACATTTATTCGTTTTACTACTTCCTTTTAACTATGTAGTGCTGtatcaatatattattGCAGAGTCATCGGTTACGACTGCGCTAAATCTTGTTGACAACGATAATTTCAGTCgaatcatcaaaattttctgGTTCAGAAAAAACGGTTCAAACGATCTTGAAAACTTATCAGTTGAAGCCCAGATCGAGTGCACAGGTAAGAAAGATGCCTTTTGAGATATCTTTTGACAAAAATAAGACGCAGCTCTCTGGTTTGCAACTAGCGACCAACATTAAATTAGCTTTAGCTTTACAATTAGGCGATATAAGTGCTTCCAAAATTGCCGTTAATGATGAAGCTGTGGGTCCGCAATTATTTGGTCCTCCTTTGTTCCGACTTTTTGACTCGAATGCGATCTTGCGATATGTTATGGACGACTTTGAAGGTTTAGATTCAGAAGAAGGTCTTTTTGCGCTGTCATCCGTTGAGGCAGTGCTTCATCATAAGTCTATCCAgaaggagcatgttgaatCGATTGCATCAAAATCGCTAGACAGTTATTTACTTTCACTTCAAGAACCATTATCTGCAACCAAGTTAATTACTTTTGCGAACACATATGCTCTATGCTCTGAAGCTGTTATTGAGAAGTTTCCAGTATTTCCAGATTACCTCTCTAGGGCCTTGGAGGTTGCGCAGCAACAAACCCCACGATCATCTGCCCAATTCAAGAATACTGGTTCCACGAATATCCAAGAGGGTCACGAAGTAAAGGAGCAGCCTAAAGAGATTCTGCCTAAAGAGGGGGAGCGGAACATATTGATTACTTCTGCCTTGCCTTATGTTAATAATGTCCCTCATTTGGGGAATATTGTGGGAAGTGTCTTATCAGCAGATATCTTTGCCCGTTATGCAAAGGCCAGAAATTACAATACTCTATTTATATGCGGTACTGATGAATATGGGACTGCAACAGAGACGAAAGCCTTGGAAGAGGGTATTTCTCCTCGTGAATTGTGCGACAAGTTTCATTCGATCCACTCTGAAGTGTACAAATGGTTCCAAATTGGGTTTGATTATTTCGGCCGAACTACGACAGACCTTCAGACCGAGATCGCCCAGGGTATCTTTACTGACTTATACAATAACGGTTTCTTGGAAGAACATTCTATGAAACAGTTGTACTGTCCAGAGCATAAGGGATATTTAGCCGATAGATACGTTGAGGGAAGTTGTCCGAAGTGTGAGTATGAGGATGCACGTGGTGATCAGTGTGATAAATGTGGTAGTTTATTAGATCCTTTTGAACTTATTAATCCTCGTTGTAAATTGGACAACGCCACTCCAGAACCACGTAATTCTGACCATGTATTTTTGTCCCTAGATAAGTTGGAGCAAGATATTGTCGATTGGGTAGCAAAGGCTTCAGAGGAAGGTGCCTGGTCTAAAAATTCTAAGAACATTACCACATCCTGGCTAAAAGAAGGCTTAAGACCACGCTGTATCACTAGGGATTTAGTTTGGGGTACTCCTGTTCCTTTAGAAAAGTTCAAAGAGAAGGTTTTATACGTTTGGTTCGATGCCCCAATAGGTTATATTTCAATCACGGCTAATTACACCAAACGCTGGGAGCAATGGTGGAAAAATCCAGAAAATGTTTCCCTCTATCAGTTTATGGGTAAGGATAATGTTCCATTTCACACGGTTATTTTCCCAGGTTCTCAATTGGGTACTGGTGACAATTGGACTATGTTACATCATTTGAATACCACTgaatatttacaatatGAGGGTGGTAAGTTCTCTAAGAGCAGGGGTATCGGTGTTTTTGGGAACAATGCTCAAGACACAGGTATTTCTCCTAGTGTTTGGCGATACTACTTAGCGTCAGTTAGGCCAGAAACAAGTGACTCTCAATTCTCTTGGAGTGATTTCGTTGCAAGAAACAACAATGAGTTATTAGCCAACTTGGGAAACTTTGTTAACAGATTGATTAAATTTGTTAACGCCAAGTACAATGGCGTGGTCCCAACATATGATGTTAAATATTTGCCaaactttgaaaagttaAGTGGTGACATCAATAAcattttatcatcataCATTGAAGAGATGGAACAAGCACATCAAAAACGTGGTTTGGAGATCGCCATGTCATTGTCTGCTCGTGGTAATCAATTTTTACAAGAGAACAGGTTGGATAATACCttattttccaagttcCCAACCAAATCTGATGCTGTTATAGGTGTCGGTTTGAACATCATTTATGCTTTGGCCTCCATTATAAGCCCCTTCATGCCAGAGACTGCTGATAGCATTTATAGAATGTTAAATGCTCCTCCTTTGgcaattgaagaaacattcCATTTACTCATTGGAGGCGGTCATACCATTAAGCAGGCCGAATATCTTTTCCAACGTGTTGAAGAAGCTATGATTGCAAAGTGGAGGAACAAGTACAATGGTAAGCAGGATGTTTGAAAGAACTATCGtctaaaataatatattttacCGTATAGTTTTACTTGATAATATACTTGCAAAAAGTTATGTATCATGCTAAactgtatatatttagtatatatattatgtcTGTAGCATTACGCGTTGAGGTTTCcgttgaaaaatttggtCATTTCTAAAGATCATTATTGCATCAGACATTTAAAAGCTTAGAAAAGAAATCGCAGATAAAACAAGACCAGCTAGATGTCAAGAGAAATTATTGCTCAAGTTGAAAAGATTCTGAATAGTAGTATCCAGTTGACCCCTCTGTCTCAAGGGGCTGAAGCTGTTGTTTTTACCACTTCTGTTCACCCATATTCAcaatctcatcaacaagatgcaaaatatgttttaaaGTATCGACCACCAAAGACTTACAGGCATCCTATTATCGATAAATCGCTGACCAAACACCGTACTTTAAGCGAAGCTAGGCTATTGGGAAAATTATATCTTATTGAGGGTTTAAATGTTCCAAAGATGATTGCTTGTGATGTGTACAATGGTTGTATTTGGCTAGAATTTTTAGGAGAAATGTTGCCAAATGACTATGGATTCAgcaatttgaaaaactttttaTGGATGAATTCCAAGGATCCTTATAATAAAGCTATTGAAGATATTCTTCGGAAAGTTGGAGATCAAATAGGTCTCCTTCACTGGAACGACTTCTGTCATGGGGACCTAACGAGCTCAAATATAGTTCTAGTAAATGACAAGGCTACGGATCAATGGCGCCCATACCTAATTGATTTCGGATTGAGCTCTACTTCTAATCTAGTTGAAGATAAAGGTGTTGACTTATATGTTCTCCGAAGAGCTATTGACAGTACCCACTCTGCATACTCagaaagatattttcaatGGATTATAGAAGGCTTCAGTGCTGTGTACACAGCTAATGGGACGCAAGGCGAAGCCAAATTGAAAGATCTACTTAAGAGGTTCGAAGATGTTACGCAACGAGGTAGGAAGAGAAGCATGATAGGCTAGtcatataaatatacataGAATCCTGAATAGTTCATTTACGTGTTGggttgtttttaataatacCTTTGACACACCCCATAACACTGTTGAATATTAATACCTCATCACCCACTGATATATCACGGATGTCAAttgcttcttcttggaCCAAACCTTTCTGTATTAAAAAGTGTCTCATTACTCCACATAAACATCCAGATGCCAAAAACGGGGCCACATAACGATATTCCTTCTCATTGATATAGTTTTTGACAGCTACACTGGTAATACTGCCTTCCAAAAGTTGAAATGCCTCATTATAAACTAAAATTTCggttttattatttggatTACCTATTCTAGAAGCCATTTCAGTCATACGAGTACGACTCTCATTATAATGTTGTCTCTTCGTTGTCTTAAATGTTGTGAAGGGAGAAATCACAATTGTCTGAGTATCAATATAAACGTCCCAAACAGGCCCATTAGTTAGAAACCCAGATAGAAGGGTGTTGATGAAATACTGCTGCTTATCATTTGGTTCAGCTGTCTCCGTTTGCAAGGGGTAAGCTTCAATCTTCATATTTCCACCCCTGGAAATTAAAACACGCATTTTATAACTTTGATTCATACTTAAAAGTAACTCCATTCTCCTGCTCAAACTAATATTCTCTTCATCGCTTTCTGCACATGCAAGCGGTAATGCCTCGATTAACTTATCCAGTAGCAAGCTGAAGGGAATTTCAAAATCCCAATCAAAATATGACATTGTAAGATTTAATCTCTGGTGATGCTCCTTTAACAGAAAAAATCTCTCTTCATAGGTAGATTTTAAATCCATCTTACTACTGCTCGGAACTAAAGATGTATAACCTGCCTTTAGTGGCTGTTCTAACAGGAATAACAATTCACTCAACGGATCATGAACAGCATTATCATTACCATCATTTAGAAAATCTTCGTTGAACAAAACGTTACCTGAAACTGCTGAAACCACTGACGAACTatcattcttcaaaaagtCAAATCTGATGTCAAAATCCAGCTGGGTTGTCACTGGGAGAACATGCGTCAAGTTAGGGTCATATCGAATAGTCGATAAAATCTCAAATTCTTCcacattttcaaaatttggatCAATAATGTTTTTCTTAACATATTCCACAACCTCAGCTACCGAGGTATTATGTGCCGACATCAATAGCTGGGACACGCGAAATATCAAGTTTTAATACCCTTTACCTGCACTTGAGGATAGTTATATAAtgtttcatattttaaTGTCCGGCCATAGACGATCCCATGTTGCAAAACGTAAGTCCTAGCACCGTTGGCAGAAAAAATAACGTGGTTTTGTTATTGGCA
This region of Eremothecium cymbalariae DBVPG#7215 chromosome 4, complete sequence genomic DNA includes:
- a CDS encoding uncharacterized protein (no homolog in Ashbya gossypii), whose amino-acid sequence is MLFLQTTLLFMNFIALLVLGEKDHSSNLNEIPEETAGNNEITPTRITTMTAVISPLASENNEGLAELQKLFSLTGKSEVAQEEYSSLLKGVDRHALNSFMEALPWYSERILPQLQKSNSTEDSPAVAVADAVETQPETEPETEPETSPEPSPEPSPETTEKEAAPQSQPVSYEYSKTSIIVSIFCVVSVVILTALL
- the HAS1 gene encoding ATP-dependent RNA helicase HAS1 (similar to Ashbya gossypii AGR333C), yielding MATPDSRVEVEVDSKKRPSSDDEIADNMGSETKAVEKFDELGLSKQTLKAIEKMGFTTMTQVQAKTIPPLMAGRDVLGAAKTGSGKTLAFLIPAIEMLHSLKFKPRNGTGVIVITPTRELALQIFGVARELMEFHSQTFGIVIGGANRRQEAEKLSKGVNLIIATPGRLLDHLQNTKGFIFKNLKALIIDEADRILEIGFEDEMKQIIKILPNEDRQSMLFSATQTTKVEDLARISLRPGPLFINVDSEKETSTVDGLEQGYVVCESDKRFLLLFTFLKKFQTKKIIVFLSSCNSVRYYAELLNYIDLPVLELHGKQKQQKRTNTFFEFCNAQRGILVCTDVAARGLDIPAVDWIIQFDPPDDPRDYIHRVGRTARGTKGKGKSLMFLTPNELGFLRYLKAAKVPLNEYEFPANKIANVQSQLEKLLKTNYELNRIAKDGYRSYLQAYASHSLKTVYQIDKLDLVKVAKSYGFSVPPKVNITIGASGKTPTNKKRKVSNH
- the MES1 gene encoding methionine--tRNA ligase MES1 (similar to Ashbya gossypii AGR332C), translating into MPFEISFDKNKTQLSGLQLATNIKLALALQLGDISASKIAVNDEAVGPQLFGPPLFRLFDSNAILRYVMDDFEGLDSEEGLFALSSVEAVLHHKSIQKEHVESIASKSLDSYLLSLQEPLSATKLITFANTYALCSEAVIEKFPVFPDYLSRALEVAQQQTPRSSAQFKNTGSTNIQEGHEVKEQPKEILPKEGERNILITSALPYVNNVPHLGNIVGSVLSADIFARYAKARNYNTLFICGTDEYGTATETKALEEGISPRELCDKFHSIHSEVYKWFQIGFDYFGRTTTDLQTEIAQGIFTDLYNNGFLEEHSMKQLYCPEHKGYLADRYVEGSCPKCEYEDARGDQCDKCGSLLDPFELINPRCKLDNATPEPRNSDHVFLSLDKLEQDIVDWVAKASEEGAWSKNSKNITTSWLKEGLRPRCITRDLVWGTPVPLEKFKEKVLYVWFDAPIGYISITANYTKRWEQWWKNPENVSLYQFMGKDNVPFHTVIFPGSQLGTGDNWTMLHHLNTTEYLQYEGGKFSKSRGIGVFGNNAQDTGISPSVWRYYLASVRPETSDSQFSWSDFVARNNNELLANLGNFVNRLIKFVNAKYNGVVPTYDVKYLPNFEKLSGDINNILSSYIEEMEQAHQKRGLEIAMSLSARGNQFLQENRLDNTLFSKFPTKSDAVIGVGLNIIYALASIISPFMPETADSIYRMLNAPPLAIEETFHLLIGGGHTIKQAEYLFQRVEEAMIAKWRNKYNGKQDV
- the BUD32 gene encoding serine/threonine protein kinase BUD32 (similar to Ashbya gossypii AGR331C); protein product: MSREIIAQVEKILNSSIQLTPLSQGAEAVVFTTSVHPYSQSHQQDAKYVLKYRPPKTYRHPIIDKSLTKHRTLSEARLLGKLYLIEGLNVPKMIACDVYNGCIWLEFLGEMLPNDYGFSNLKNFLWMNSKDPYNKAIEDILRKVGDQIGLLHWNDFCHGDLTSSNIVLVNDKATDQWRPYLIDFGLSSTSNLVEDKGVDLYVLRRAIDSTHSAYSERYFQWIIEGFSAVYTANGTQGEAKLKDLLKRFEDVTQRGRKRSMIG
- the ABZ2 gene encoding aminodeoxychorismate lyase ABZ2 (similar to Ashbya gossypii AGR330W) encodes the protein MSAHNTSVAEVVEYVKKNIIDPNFENVEEFEILSTIRYDPNLTHVLPVTTQLDFDIRFDFLKNDSSSVVSAVSGNVLFNEDFLNDGNDNAVHDPLSELLFLLEQPLKAGYTSLVPSSSKMDLKSTYEERFFLLKEHHQRLNLTMSYFDWDFEIPFSLLLDKLIEALPLACAESDEENISLSRRMELLLSMNQSYKMRVLISRGGNMKIEAYPLQTETAEPNDKQQYFINTLLSGFLTNGPVWDVYIDTQTIVISPFTTFKTTKRQHYNESRTRMTEMASRIGNPNNKTEILVYNEAFQLLEGSITSVAVKNYINEKEYRYVAPFLASGCLCGVMRHFLIQKGLVQEEAIDIRDISVGDEVLIFNSVMGCVKGIIKNNPTRK